One genomic segment of Esox lucius isolate fEsoLuc1 chromosome 15, fEsoLuc1.pri, whole genome shotgun sequence includes these proteins:
- the jade1 gene encoding protein Jade-1 isoform X1, which translates to MKRSRHPSSSEDSDHGSNSTSWSQHSQPRRANGKKPSEVFRTDFITAMKLHDTYQLNPEDYCVLVDPWRQEWEKGVQVPVSPDTIPQPVARIMAEKGTEVMFSRPKKLIRSGGSESLGYVAIQTLAEGTCRYDLNETDVAWLELVNHQFTQMGMDLLNEATMERVMEEFERRCYDGMSHAMATEEGLGIEYDEDVVCDVCRSPDSEDNNEMVFCDKCNICVHQACYGILKVPEGSWLCRPCALGITPKCHLCPKKGGAMKPTRSGTKWVHVSCALWIPEVSIGNPEKMEPITNMSQIPSNRWALTCCLCKDVTGACIQCSAKSCRTAFHVSCALQSSLEMNTILTEQDEVKFKAFCPEHSGLEGGEEEPEGDRHKKGKRRGRVRGDEVAPLHTPTTSPGPVPDSQGQSRMNQDVNLRQVKLQQLEEEFYQFVDVTEVANHLQYSPETVDFLYQYWKLKRRANHNQPLLTPQKEEEDSLARREHDVLLRRLQLFTHLRQDLERVRNLTYMVTRREKIKRTLWRVQEQIFTRHVLLLDQEMITGVSSTGCLNDSVSLSLVSSPGTVWGFSGLKTRKRDRGRGGHRRGVLHLPHYLNEGATQTKLKAESSDTDRHTKLKTKSREKDRHPKVKTEAKEKERHNKMNTDRDGDSSTRLVANEGEGLTQPGSGAEVGRTRLGGIEGEVRTRLGASEGEGCTQLGVKEGEGLIRLGNSEGEGRTRLGASEGEGCTQLGLGEGHTRLGVKEGEGLIRLGNSEGVGRTRLGASEGEGRTRLGASEGEGRTRLGASEGEGRTRLGASEGEGRTRLGASEGEGRTRLGASEGEGRTRLGASEGEGRTRLGFKEAQSRTRLGFKEAQSRTRLGASEGEGRTRLGFKEAEGRTRLGASEGEGRTRLGVKEGEVRTRLGNSEGEGRTRRGASEGEARTRLGASEGEARTRRGVKEGEVRTQLGASEGEGRTRLGASEGVGHTRLGASEGEGRTRLGGRRSLREPGPGSTFPDPGQPENRTGIEEKPGTEVKKMRDRGSGVECSSVKTKNRLKFRKSEKAANMVRVTDHVTSATIKVSDRVTSARVKVSNHVTSTTVKVTEVTDAIAKVSDHVTEARAKVSNHVTDAIAKVSDHVTEARAKVSDHVTDARVKVSDHVTDARVKAIDHVTGGKPTNRMSEARVRLTRVKVHNVSDARVRLTRVKVSDHLTEVKDRKERPSSKDDSQSAPGDTPVSMTTKPNGWLSSGPTVSHLKNWGKFRIPKRKESHKEESSHPYGPPRKPPNAPNRRPLHKTPPNTSEPSYPRTRLRTGTETDGYISPKSKALPTGPGMEVCLKRCHTHKLSDGAYGSDIIHQGVLAS; encoded by the exons ATGAAGAGAAGCCGGCATCCAAGCAGCAGTGAAGACTCAGATCATGGAA GTAACTCCACTTCCTGGTCCCAACATTCTCAACCCAGGAGAGCCAATGGGAAGAAGCCCTCAGAG GTGTTCCGGACAGATTTCATCACAGCCATGAAGCTACATGACACATACCAGTTGAATCCAGAGGACTACTGTGTCCTGGTGGACCCCTGGAGACAGGAGTGGGAAAAGGGTGTCCAGGTCCCTGTCAGCCCAGACACCATCCCTCAGCCAGTGGCCCG AATCATGGCTGAGAAGGGGACAGAGGTCATGTTCTCTAGGCCCAAGAAGTTGATTCGTTCTGGGGGTTCTGAGTCGCTGGGTTATGTGGCCATCCAGACGCTGGCTGAGGGGACATGTCGCTACGACCTCAACGAGACTGACGTGGCCTGGCTGGAACTCGTCAACCACCAGTTCACTCAGATGG GCATGGATCTGCTCAATGAGGCCACcatggagagagtgatggaggagtTTGAGCGCCGTTGCTACGACGGAATGAGCCACGCCATGGCAACAGAGGAGGGGCTTGGCATCGAGTACGACGAAGACGTCGTGTGTGACGTCTGTCGGTCACCTGACAGCGAGGACAACAACGAGATGGTTTTCTGTGACAAGTGCAACATTTGTGTTCACCAG GCGTGCTATGGGATCCTGAAGGTGCCGGAGGGGAGCTGGCTGTGTCGACCCTGTGCTCTCGGCATCACGCCCAAATGCCATCTTTGCCCCAAGAAGGGCGGGGCTATGAAGCCCACCCGGAGCGGAACCAAATGGGTCCACGTCAGCTGTGCCCTGTGGATCCCTGAG GTGAGCATTGGCAACCCAGAGAAGATGGAGCCTATAACCAACATGTCCCAGATCCCCAGTAACAGATGGGCTCTAACCTGCTGCCTCTGCAAAGATGTCACAGGGGCCTGTATACag TGTTCAGCCAAGAGCTGTCGGACAGCGTTCCACGTGAGCTGTGCCCTGCAGAGCAGTCTGGAGATGAACACCATCCTCACGGAGCAAGACGAGGTCAAGTTCAAAGCCTTCTGCCCTGAGCACTCTGGTCTGGAGGGTGGCGAGGAGGAGCCGGAGGGGGACCGGCACAAgaaggggaagaggagaggaagagtccGAGGCGATGAAGTTGCACCCCTCCACACACCAACCACCTCACCTGGCCCTGTCCCCGACTCCCAGGGGCAGAGCAGAATGAATCAGGATGTGAACCTCCGTCAGGTCAAACTACAGCAGCTGGAAGAGGAGTTCTACCAGTTTGTTGACGTCACAGAAGTAGCCAATCACCTACAGTATTCCCCGGAGACTGTGGACTTTCTGTACCAGTACTGGAAGTTGAAACGCCGAGCCAATCACAACCAGCCACTCCTCACACCccagaaggaggaggaggacagcctGGCGAGACGGGAGCATGACGTCCTCCTGCGCCGCCTGCAGCTATTCACTCACCTCCGGCAGGATCTGGAGAGG GTGCGTAACCTGACTTACATGGTGACACGGAGAGAGAAGATTAAGAGGACCCTGTGGCGTGTCCAAGAACAGATCTTCACACGCCATGTTCTCCTGCTCGACCAGGAGATGATCACGG gTGTGTCTTCAACAGGCTGTCTGAATGATAGCGTGTCTCTCAGCTTGGTGTCCTCTCCAGGGACTGTGTGGGGTTTTAGTGGCCTGAAGACCAGGAAGAGAGACCGGGGGAGAGGGGGGCACCGGAGAGGAGTTCTACATCTACCACATTACCTAAATGAGGGGGCAACACAAACCAAGCTGAAAGCAGAGTCCAGTGATACAGATAGACACACCAAACTGAAAACCAAGtccagggagaaagacagacacccCAAAGTAAAAACGGAGGCcaaggagaaagaaagacacaacaaaatgaataccgacagagatggggacagcAGTACCAGACTAGTGGCCAACGAGGGGGAGGGTCTTACCCAACCAGGGTCTGGTGCAGAAGTGGGTCGTACCCGACTAGGGGGCATCGAAGGAGAGGTCCGTACCCGACTAGGGGCCAGCGAGGGAGAGGGCTGTACCCAACTAGGTGTTAAAGAGGGAGAGGGCCTAATCAGATTAGGGAATAGCGAGGGAGAGGGTCGTACCCGACTAGGGGCCAGCGAGGGAGAGGGCTGTACCCAACTAGGGCTCGGAGAGGGTCATACCCGACTAGGTGTTAAAGAGGGAGAGGGCCTAATCAGATTAGGGAATAGCGAGGGAGTGGGCCGTACCCGACTAGGGGCCAGCGAGGGAGAGGGCCGTACCCGACTAGGGGCCAGCGAGGGAGAGGGCCGTACCCGACTAGGGGCCAGCGAGGGAGAGGGCCGTACCCGACTAGGGGCCAGCGAGGGAGAGGGCCGTACCCGACTAGGGGCCAGCGAGGGAGAGGGCCGTACCCGACTAGGGGCCAGCGAGGGAGAGGGCCGTACCCGACTAGGGGCCAGCGAGGGAGAGGGCCGTACCCGACTAGGGTTTAAAGAGGCACAGAGCCGTACCCGACTAGGGTTTAAAGAGGCACAGAGCCGTACCCGACTAGGGGCCAGCGAGGGAGAGGGCCGTACCCGACTAGGGTTTAAAGAGGCAGAGGGCCGTACCCGACTAGGGGCCAGCGAGGGAGAGGGCCGTACCCGACTAGGGGTTAAAGAGGGAGAGGTCCGTACCCGACTAGGGAATAGTGAGGGAGAGGGTCGTACCCGACGAGGGGCCAGCGAGGGAGAGGCCCGTACCCGACTAGGGGCCAGCGAGGGAGAGGCCCGTACCCGACGAGGGGTTAAAGAGGGAGAGGTCCGTACCCAACTGGGGGCCAGTGAGGGAGAGGGTCGTACCCGACTAGGGGCCAGCGAAGGAGTGGGCCATACCCGACTAGGGGCCAGCGAGGGAGAGGGCCGTACCCGACTAGGGGGTAGGAGGAGCCTTAGGGAGCCAGGACCAGGCAGCACGTTCCCTGACCCTGGGCAGCCAGAAAACCGAACAGGAATTGAGGAGAAGCCGGGAACCGAGGTCAAGAAAATGAGGGACAGGGGGAGTGGAGTGGAGTGCTCTTCTGTTAAAACCAAAAATAGACTCAAATTCAGGAAAAGTGAGAAAGCAGCCAATATGGTTCGAGTTACTGATCATGTGACCAGTGCTACGATTAAGGTTAGTGATCGTGTGACAAGTgctagggttaaggttagtaaTCATGTGACCAGTACTACAGTTAAGGTTACTGAGGTGACTGATGCTATAGCTAAGGTTAGTGATCATGTGACTGAGGCCAGGGCTAAGGTTAGTAATCATGTGACTGATGCCATAGCTAAGGTTAGTGATCATGTGACTGAGGCCAGGGCTAAGGTTAGTGATCATGTGACTGATGCTAGGGTTAAGGTCAGTGATCATGTGACTGATGCTAGGGTTAAGGCTAttgatcatgtgactggaggTAAACCAACCAACAGAATGAGTGAAGCTAGAGTTAGGTTAACACGGGTCAAGGTTCATAATGTGAGCGATGCCAGGGTGAGGTTAACAAGGGTGAAGGTCAGTGACCATCTGACTGAAGTGAAGGATAGGAAGGAGAGGCCCAGCAGCAAAGATGACAGCCAGTCAGCCCCCGGAGACACTCCTGTCTCCATGACAACCAAACCCAACGGCTGGCTGTCCAGTGGTCCCACTGTCAGCCATCTTAAAAACTGGGGTAAGTTCCGAATACCCAAGAGAAAAGAGAGCCATAAGGAGGAGTCCTCTCACCCGTACGGCCCGCCCCGCAAGCCCCCTAACGCCCCGAACCGCAGGCCACTGCACAAGACTCCACCCAACACCAGTGAGCCATCTTATCCCAGAACACGACTCCGCACCGGGACAGAGACTGATGGGTACATTTCCCCTAAGTCTAAAGCTCTGCCCACTGGGCCAGGCATGGAGGTGTGTCTGAAGAGATGCCACACCCACAAGCTGAGTGACGGGGCCTACGGCTCTGACATCATCCACCAGGGGGTTCTAGCCTCCTGA
- the jade1 gene encoding protein Jade-1 isoform X3 yields the protein MKRSRHPSSSEDSDHGSNSTSWSQHSQPRRANGKKPSEVFRTDFITAMKLHDTYQLNPEDYCVLVDPWRQEWEKGVQVPVSPDTIPQPVARIMAEKGTEVMFSRPKKLIRSGGSESLGYVAIQTLAEGTCRYDLNETDVAWLELVNHQFTQMGMDLLNEATMERVMEEFERRCYDGMSHAMATEEGLGIEYDEDVVCDVCRSPDSEDNNEMVFCDKCNICVHQACYGILKVPEGSWLCRPCALGITPKCHLCPKKGGAMKPTRSGTKWVHVSCALWIPEVSIGNPEKMEPITNMSQIPSNRWALTCCLCKDVTGACIQCSAKSCRTAFHVSCALQSSLEMNTILTEQDEVKFKAFCPEHSGLEGGEEEPEGDRHKKGKRRGRVRGDEVAPLHTPTTSPGPVPDSQGQSRMNQDVNLRQVKLQQLEEEFYQFVDVTEVANHLQYSPETVDFLYQYWKLKRRANHNQPLLTPQKEEEDSLARREHDVLLRRLQLFTHLRQDLERVRNLTYMVTRREKIKRTLWRVQEQIFTRHVLLLDQEMITGVSSTGCLNDSVSLSLVSSPGTVWGFSGLKTRKRDRGRGGHRRGVLHLPHYLNEGATQTKLKAESSDTDRHTKLKTKSREKDRHPKVKTEAKEKERHNKMNTDRDGDSSTRLVANEGEGLTQPGSGAEVGRTRLGGIEGEVRTRLGASEGEGCTQLGVKEGEGLIRLGNSEGEGRTRLGASEGEGCTQLGLGEGHTRLGVKEGEGLIRLGNSEGVGRTRLGASEGEGRTRLGASEGEGRTRLGASEGEGRTRLGASEGEGRTRLGASEGEGRTRLGASEGEGRTRLGASEGEGRTRLGFKEAEGRTRLGASEGEGRTRLGVKEGEVRTRLGNSEGEGRTRRGASEGEARTRLGASEGEARTRRGVKEGEVRTQLGASEGEGRTRLGASEGVGHTRLGASEGEGRTRLGGRRSLREPGPGSTFPDPGQPENRTGIEEKPGTEVKKMRDRGSGVECSSVKTKNRLKFRKSEKAANMVRVTDHVTSATIKVSDRVTSARVKVSNHVTSTTVKVTEVTDAIAKVSDHVTEARAKVSNHVTDAIAKVSDHVTEARAKVSDHVTDARVKVSDHVTDARVKAIDHVTGGKPTNRMSEARVRLTRVKVHNVSDARVRLTRVKVSDHLTEVKDRKERPSSKDDSQSAPGDTPVSMTTKPNGWLSSGPTVSHLKNWGKFRIPKRKESHKEESSHPYGPPRKPPNAPNRRPLHKTPPNTSEPSYPRTRLRTGTETDGYISPKSKALPTGPGMEVCLKRCHTHKLSDGAYGSDIIHQGVLAS from the exons ATGAAGAGAAGCCGGCATCCAAGCAGCAGTGAAGACTCAGATCATGGAA GTAACTCCACTTCCTGGTCCCAACATTCTCAACCCAGGAGAGCCAATGGGAAGAAGCCCTCAGAG GTGTTCCGGACAGATTTCATCACAGCCATGAAGCTACATGACACATACCAGTTGAATCCAGAGGACTACTGTGTCCTGGTGGACCCCTGGAGACAGGAGTGGGAAAAGGGTGTCCAGGTCCCTGTCAGCCCAGACACCATCCCTCAGCCAGTGGCCCG AATCATGGCTGAGAAGGGGACAGAGGTCATGTTCTCTAGGCCCAAGAAGTTGATTCGTTCTGGGGGTTCTGAGTCGCTGGGTTATGTGGCCATCCAGACGCTGGCTGAGGGGACATGTCGCTACGACCTCAACGAGACTGACGTGGCCTGGCTGGAACTCGTCAACCACCAGTTCACTCAGATGG GCATGGATCTGCTCAATGAGGCCACcatggagagagtgatggaggagtTTGAGCGCCGTTGCTACGACGGAATGAGCCACGCCATGGCAACAGAGGAGGGGCTTGGCATCGAGTACGACGAAGACGTCGTGTGTGACGTCTGTCGGTCACCTGACAGCGAGGACAACAACGAGATGGTTTTCTGTGACAAGTGCAACATTTGTGTTCACCAG GCGTGCTATGGGATCCTGAAGGTGCCGGAGGGGAGCTGGCTGTGTCGACCCTGTGCTCTCGGCATCACGCCCAAATGCCATCTTTGCCCCAAGAAGGGCGGGGCTATGAAGCCCACCCGGAGCGGAACCAAATGGGTCCACGTCAGCTGTGCCCTGTGGATCCCTGAG GTGAGCATTGGCAACCCAGAGAAGATGGAGCCTATAACCAACATGTCCCAGATCCCCAGTAACAGATGGGCTCTAACCTGCTGCCTCTGCAAAGATGTCACAGGGGCCTGTATACag TGTTCAGCCAAGAGCTGTCGGACAGCGTTCCACGTGAGCTGTGCCCTGCAGAGCAGTCTGGAGATGAACACCATCCTCACGGAGCAAGACGAGGTCAAGTTCAAAGCCTTCTGCCCTGAGCACTCTGGTCTGGAGGGTGGCGAGGAGGAGCCGGAGGGGGACCGGCACAAgaaggggaagaggagaggaagagtccGAGGCGATGAAGTTGCACCCCTCCACACACCAACCACCTCACCTGGCCCTGTCCCCGACTCCCAGGGGCAGAGCAGAATGAATCAGGATGTGAACCTCCGTCAGGTCAAACTACAGCAGCTGGAAGAGGAGTTCTACCAGTTTGTTGACGTCACAGAAGTAGCCAATCACCTACAGTATTCCCCGGAGACTGTGGACTTTCTGTACCAGTACTGGAAGTTGAAACGCCGAGCCAATCACAACCAGCCACTCCTCACACCccagaaggaggaggaggacagcctGGCGAGACGGGAGCATGACGTCCTCCTGCGCCGCCTGCAGCTATTCACTCACCTCCGGCAGGATCTGGAGAGG GTGCGTAACCTGACTTACATGGTGACACGGAGAGAGAAGATTAAGAGGACCCTGTGGCGTGTCCAAGAACAGATCTTCACACGCCATGTTCTCCTGCTCGACCAGGAGATGATCACGG gTGTGTCTTCAACAGGCTGTCTGAATGATAGCGTGTCTCTCAGCTTGGTGTCCTCTCCAGGGACTGTGTGGGGTTTTAGTGGCCTGAAGACCAGGAAGAGAGACCGGGGGAGAGGGGGGCACCGGAGAGGAGTTCTACATCTACCACATTACCTAAATGAGGGGGCAACACAAACCAAGCTGAAAGCAGAGTCCAGTGATACAGATAGACACACCAAACTGAAAACCAAGtccagggagaaagacagacacccCAAAGTAAAAACGGAGGCcaaggagaaagaaagacacaacaaaatgaataccgacagagatggggacagcAGTACCAGACTAGTGGCCAACGAGGGGGAGGGTCTTACCCAACCAGGGTCTGGTGCAGAAGTGGGTCGTACCCGACTAGGGGGCATCGAAGGAGAGGTCCGTACCCGACTAGGGGCCAGCGAGGGAGAGGGCTGTACCCAACTAGGTGTTAAAGAGGGAGAGGGCCTAATCAGATTAGGGAATAGCGAGGGAGAGGGTCGTACCCGACTAGGGGCCAGCGAGGGAGAGGGCTGTACCCAACTAGGGCTCGGAGAGGGTCATACCCGACTAGGTGTTAAAGAGGGAGAGGGCCTAATCAGATTAGGGAATAGCGAGGGAGTGGGCCGTACCCGACTAGGGGCCAGCGAGGGAGAGGGCCGTACCCGACTAGGGGCCAGCGAGGGAGAGGGCCGTACCCGACTAGGGGCCAGCGAGGGAGAGGGCCGTACCCGACTAGGGGCCAGCGAGGGAGAGGGCCGTACCCGACTAGGGGCCAGCGAGGGAGAGGGCCGTACCCGACTAGGGGCCAGCGAGGGAGAGGGCCGTACCCGACTAGGGGCCAGCGAGGGAGAGGGCCGTACCCGACTAGGGTTTAAAGAG GCAGAGGGCCGTACCCGACTAGGGGCCAGCGAGGGAGAGGGCCGTACCCGACTAGGGGTTAAAGAGGGAGAGGTCCGTACCCGACTAGGGAATAGTGAGGGAGAGGGTCGTACCCGACGAGGGGCCAGCGAGGGAGAGGCCCGTACCCGACTAGGGGCCAGCGAGGGAGAGGCCCGTACCCGACGAGGGGTTAAAGAGGGAGAGGTCCGTACCCAACTGGGGGCCAGTGAGGGAGAGGGTCGTACCCGACTAGGGGCCAGCGAAGGAGTGGGCCATACCCGACTAGGGGCCAGCGAGGGAGAGGGCCGTACCCGACTAGGGGGTAGGAGGAGCCTTAGGGAGCCAGGACCAGGCAGCACGTTCCCTGACCCTGGGCAGCCAGAAAACCGAACAGGAATTGAGGAGAAGCCGGGAACCGAGGTCAAGAAAATGAGGGACAGGGGGAGTGGAGTGGAGTGCTCTTCTGTTAAAACCAAAAATAGACTCAAATTCAGGAAAAGTGAGAAAGCAGCCAATATGGTTCGAGTTACTGATCATGTGACCAGTGCTACGATTAAGGTTAGTGATCGTGTGACAAGTgctagggttaaggttagtaaTCATGTGACCAGTACTACAGTTAAGGTTACTGAGGTGACTGATGCTATAGCTAAGGTTAGTGATCATGTGACTGAGGCCAGGGCTAAGGTTAGTAATCATGTGACTGATGCCATAGCTAAGGTTAGTGATCATGTGACTGAGGCCAGGGCTAAGGTTAGTGATCATGTGACTGATGCTAGGGTTAAGGTCAGTGATCATGTGACTGATGCTAGGGTTAAGGCTAttgatcatgtgactggaggTAAACCAACCAACAGAATGAGTGAAGCTAGAGTTAGGTTAACACGGGTCAAGGTTCATAATGTGAGCGATGCCAGGGTGAGGTTAACAAGGGTGAAGGTCAGTGACCATCTGACTGAAGTGAAGGATAGGAAGGAGAGGCCCAGCAGCAAAGATGACAGCCAGTCAGCCCCCGGAGACACTCCTGTCTCCATGACAACCAAACCCAACGGCTGGCTGTCCAGTGGTCCCACTGTCAGCCATCTTAAAAACTGGGGTAAGTTCCGAATACCCAAGAGAAAAGAGAGCCATAAGGAGGAGTCCTCTCACCCGTACGGCCCGCCCCGCAAGCCCCCTAACGCCCCGAACCGCAGGCCACTGCACAAGACTCCACCCAACACCAGTGAGCCATCTTATCCCAGAACACGACTCCGCACCGGGACAGAGACTGATGGGTACATTTCCCCTAAGTCTAAAGCTCTGCCCACTGGGCCAGGCATGGAGGTGTGTCTGAAGAGATGCCACACCCACAAGCTGAGTGACGGGGCCTACGGCTCTGACATCATCCACCAGGGGGTTCTAGCCTCCTGA